A region of the Ornithinimicrobium ciconiae genome:
TGAACAGGGCCGAGTCGGCCAGGTTGACGACCTGCTTGAGGGTCAGCACGCACCCGAGCGCGGTGAAGGTGCAGAACACGCTCTTGTAGATGATCTCGGAGACCCGCGAGCGACCAAAGAGGTGCTCCCAGGCCTTGAGCCCGTAGTAGGACCAGGTGATCAGGGTGCTGAACGCGAAGAGCGCCACGGCGATGGCCAGCAGCAGCGGAAACCAGGAGACGACCGACTCGAAGGCGTCCGAGGTCAGCAGCACACCGTTGACCTCCGGGGACTCCCCCGCGGCGACCTGCTCGCGGGTCTGCGCATAGATCGCGGTGTCGGCCACCACGATCGTCAGGGCGGTCATGGTGCAGATGATCACGGTGTCCACGAACGGCTCGAGCAGCGCGACGAAGCCCTCCGAGACCGGGCGACGGGTCTTGACCGCCGAGTGCGCGATGGCCGCTGAGCCCAGACCTGCCTCGTTGGAGAAGGCCGCGCGCTGCATGCCGATGATCATCACGCCGACCACACCACCGGCCACGCCGCTGGGGTTGAAGGCGCCCTCGAAGATCCCGGTAATCGCCGAAGGGATGTGTCCGGCGTTGACGACCAGGACCGTGAGGCAGCACACCACGTAGAGGATCGCCATGGCCGGGACCAACTTGTCCGTGACCCGCGCGATGGAGCGGATGCCGCCGATGATGACCAGGGCCACCAGCGCGGCCAGGATGAGCCCGAAGATCAGTCCCGCCCCGTCCCCGGCGAGCGGGCTGTCCGCCTTGCCGGTGACCTCGACTGCCTGCATGTAGGTCTGGTTGGCCTGGAACATATTGCCCCCGGCGACCCCGAAGAACAGGATCGCCACGGCATAGATCCCGGTGAGGGCACTGGCTGGCAGTCGTCCGAAGCGGGCGAAGGCCACCGGCAGATATTTAAAGGGACCACCCGAGACCGTCCCGTCCTCGTTGATCTGCCGATACATGACCCCCAGCGTGCACTCGGCAAACTTGGTGGCCATCCCGAGCAGGCCCGCCAGGATCATCCAGAACGTTGCTCCCGGACCGCCGATCGCGACGGCGATCGCCACACCGGCGATATTGCCCAGTCCCACCGTGCCCGAGAGCGCCGAGGCGAACGCCTGGAAGTGCGTCACCT
Encoded here:
- a CDS encoding alanine/glycine:cation symporter family protein, translated to MVHVPQILLRSTEVESSGVLSDIETAVNSAFKPLADFLTDVVFFTIPGWPDGPPFVILWLIVGAAFCTIYFGFVQIRGWRTAFDVVRGKFSSPDDPGEVTHFQAFASALSGTVGLGNIAGVAIAVAIGGPGATFWMILAGLLGMATKFAECTLGVMYRQINEDGTVSGGPFKYLPVAFARFGRLPASALTGIYAVAILFFGVAGGNMFQANQTYMQAVEVTGKADSPLAGDGAGLIFGLILAALVALVIIGGIRSIARVTDKLVPAMAILYVVCCLTVLVVNAGHIPSAITGIFEGAFNPSGVAGGVVGVMIIGMQRAAFSNEAGLGSAAIAHSAVKTRRPVSEGFVALLEPFVDTVIICTMTALTIVVADTAIYAQTREQVAAGESPEVNGVLLTSDAFESVVSWFPLLLAIAVALFAFSTLITWSYYGLKAWEHLFGRSRVSEIIYKSVFCTFTALGCVLTLKQVVNLADSALFICAFVNILALYILVPVIKVEMRQYLADRKSGELLKLGSD